In the genome of Hyla sarda isolate aHylSar1 unplaced genomic scaffold, aHylSar1.hap1 scaffold_267, whole genome shotgun sequence, one region contains:
- the LOC130324856 gene encoding putative uncharacterized protein FLJ45035 — MDAQFSVTMNQMKDRPLNKGSYRMQHGSCGVSLKVLAHLCWSLKVLARLCSSLKVLARLCSSLKVLARLCWSLKVLARLCSSLKVLARLCCSLKVLAQLCWSLKVLARLCWSLKVLARLCWSLKVFAQLCWSLKVLAQLCWSLKVLAQLCWSLKVLARLCWSL; from the exons ATGGACGCTCAGTTCAGTGTCACCATGAATCAAATGAAGGACAGACCACTGAACAAAGGGTCGTACCGCATGCAGCACGGGAG TTGTGGCGTG TCCCTGAAGGTGTTGGCACATCTGTGCTGGTCCCTGAAGGTGTTGGCTCGTCTGTGCTCGTCCCTGAAGGTGTTGGCTCGTCTGTGCTCGTCCCTGAAGGTGTTGGCACGTCTGTGCTGGTCCCTGAAGGTGTTGGCTCGTCTGTGCTCGTCCCTGAAGGTGTTGGCTCGGCTGTGCTGTTCCCTGAAGGTGTTGGCTCAGCTGTGCTGGTCCCTGAAGGTGTTGGCACGGCTGTGCTGGTCCCTGAAGGTGCTGGCTCGTCTGTGCTGGTCCCTGAAGGTGTTTGCTCAGCTGTGCTGGTCCCTAAAGGTGTTGGCTCAGCTGTGCTGGTCCCTGAAGGTGTTGGCTCAGCTGTGCTGGTCCCTGAAGGTGTTGGCTCGGCTGTGCTGGTCCCTGTAG